In Topomyia yanbarensis strain Yona2022 chromosome 2, ASM3024719v1, whole genome shotgun sequence, one DNA window encodes the following:
- the LOC131679552 gene encoding uncharacterized protein LOC131679552, producing the protein MSQCHIHDTGPSNSIMPGTFELTLNQSGMDNIGILTPLVKIHETPSISLTQSTTLSDVIGGHGSPLVESETFPIMQQVFVNEENTTCECISQEKTKQEILDKIDQAKEEVVSTVLHAMENIITKTISVVKSDFDAKLALLQDVKPQLSGMANFQFLPISTVSRFEEENSKLENADYAKNVRPIWKSTAEPPISTSSSDDDEKDENSRP; encoded by the exons ATGAGCCAGTGTCATATCCACGATACAG GCCCTTCAAATAGTATTATGCCAGGTACGTTTGAGCTTACGCTAAATCAGTCCGGAATGGACAACATTGGAATCTTAACACCACTTGTGAAAATTCACGAGACTCCAAGCATATCGCTCACTCAGTCTACAACTCTCAGTGATGTCATTGGTGGCCATGGGTCACCATTAGTTGAATCCGAAACATTTCCAATTATGCAGCAAGTTTTTGTCAATGAAGAAAATACGACGTGTGAGTGTATCTCACAG GAGAAAACGAAACAGGAAATCCTAGATAAGATTGATCAAGCCAAAGAGGAAGTAGTGTCGACTGTTCTGCATGCGATGGAGAACAttataacaaaaactatttCAGTCGTAAAAAGTGATTTTGATGCGAAGTTGGCTCTTTTGCAAGACGTTAAGCCACAATTATCAGGAATGGCAAACTTCCAGTTCCTGCCTATATCGACTGTTAGCCGGTTCGAAGAAGAGAACAGTAAATTAGAGAATGCAGACTACGCTAAAAACGTG AGGCCGATTTGGAAATCTACTGCCGAACCACCTATTTCTACTAGTTCTTCAGATGACGACGAAAAGGATGAAAACAGTCGACCGTGA